The Benincasa hispida cultivar B227 chromosome 11, ASM972705v1, whole genome shotgun sequence genome has a segment encoding these proteins:
- the LOC120091796 gene encoding telomere repeat-binding factor 1 isoform X3, translating into MGAPKQKWTSEEEAALKAGVVKHGAGKWRTILKDPEFSSVLYLRSNVDLKDKWRNMSVMANGWGSREKARLALKRLHAPKKDENTVAQSVAVQSEDELPEAKSVSLSLDIKQITGPKRSNVRLDNLIIEAITSLREPGGSNKTKITSYIEDQYWAPPDFKRLLSSKLKFLTASRKLVKVKRKYRLPPAGPSERRSSMLLLDDQQRASTRADKDEMCILSKAQIDLELAKMRTMTSQEAAAAAARAVAEAEVAIAEAEEAAREAEAAEADAEAAQSFAEAAMKTLKGRNLPKMMIRV; encoded by the exons ATGGGTGCTCCGAAGCAGAAATGGACTAGTGAAGAAGAAGCAGCCCTGAAGGCTGGAGTTGTTAAGCATGGAGCAGGAAAGTGGCGAACGATACTTAAGGATCCTGAATTCAGCAGTGTACTGTATCTTCGTTCAAATGTTGATCTCAAG GACAAATGGAGGAATATGAGTGTCATGGCCAATGGCTGGGGATCCCGAGAGAAGGCCAGGTTGGCTCTTAAGAGATTACATGCTCCTAAAAAGGATGAGAACACTGTGGCTCAAAGTGTTGCTGTCCAAAGTGAAGACGAATTGCCAGAAGCTAAGTCTGTTTCTCTTTCCTTGGATATCAAGCAGATAACTGGTCCAAAGCGATCTAATGTAAG gTTAGACAATCTTATAATTGAGGCGATTACTTCCCTCAGGGAGCCTGGTGGTTCTAATAAGACAAAGATTACCTCATATATAGAG GATCAATACTGGGCACCTCCCGACTTCAAGAggttgttatcatcaaaattgaAGTTCTTAACAGCTAGTCGTAAACTGGTCAAG GTTAAACGAAAATATAGGCTTCCTCCAGCGGGGCCTTCAGAGAGGAGGAGCTCTATGTTATTGTTGGACGACCAGCAAAGAGCTTCTACAAGAGCTGACAAGGATGAAATGTGTATTCTTTCGAAAGCTCAGATCGATCTCGAATTAGCCAAGATGAGGACCATGACTTCCCAAGAGGCAGCGGCAGCTGCTGCTCGAGCAGTTGCAGAAGCAGAAGTAGCAATAGCGGAAGCCGAAGAGGCAGCAAGGGAAGCCGAGGCAGCTGAGGCTGATGCAGAAGCAGCCCAATCATTTGCAGAAGCTGCAATGAAGACACTGAAAGGAAGAAATCTCCCGAAGATG ATGATTCGGGTTTGA
- the LOC120091796 gene encoding telomere repeat-binding factor 1 isoform X2, whose product MGAPKQKWTSEEEAALKAGVVKHGAGKWRTILKDPEFSSVLYLRSNVDLKDKWRNMSVMANGWGSREKARLALKRLHAPKKDENTVAQSVAVQSEDELPEAKSVSLSLDIKQITGPKRSNVRKEEEEEEEEEEKEVERIERDARYDCHRLDNLIIEAITSLREPGGSNKTKITSYIEDQYWAPPDFKRLLSSKLKFLTASRKLVKVKRKYRLPPAGPSERRSSMLLLDDQQRASTRADKDEMCILSKAQIDLELAKMRTMTSQEAAAAAARAVAEAEVAIAEAEEAAREAEAAEADAEAAQSFAEAAMKTLKGRNLPKMMIRV is encoded by the exons ATGGGTGCTCCGAAGCAGAAATGGACTAGTGAAGAAGAAGCAGCCCTGAAGGCTGGAGTTGTTAAGCATGGAGCAGGAAAGTGGCGAACGATACTTAAGGATCCTGAATTCAGCAGTGTACTGTATCTTCGTTCAAATGTTGATCTCAAG GACAAATGGAGGAATATGAGTGTCATGGCCAATGGCTGGGGATCCCGAGAGAAGGCCAGGTTGGCTCTTAAGAGATTACATGCTCCTAAAAAGGATGAGAACACTGTGGCTCAAAGTGTTGCTGTCCAAAGTGAAGACGAATTGCCAGAAGCTAAGTCTGTTTCTCTTTCCTTGGATATCAAGCAGATAACTGGTCCAAAGCGATCTAATGTAAG AAAGgaagaggaggaggaagaagaagaagaagaaaaagaagtagaAAGAATAGAAAGAGATGCAAGATATGATTGTCATAG gTTAGACAATCTTATAATTGAGGCGATTACTTCCCTCAGGGAGCCTGGTGGTTCTAATAAGACAAAGATTACCTCATATATAGAG GATCAATACTGGGCACCTCCCGACTTCAAGAggttgttatcatcaaaattgaAGTTCTTAACAGCTAGTCGTAAACTGGTCAAG GTTAAACGAAAATATAGGCTTCCTCCAGCGGGGCCTTCAGAGAGGAGGAGCTCTATGTTATTGTTGGACGACCAGCAAAGAGCTTCTACAAGAGCTGACAAGGATGAAATGTGTATTCTTTCGAAAGCTCAGATCGATCTCGAATTAGCCAAGATGAGGACCATGACTTCCCAAGAGGCAGCGGCAGCTGCTGCTCGAGCAGTTGCAGAAGCAGAAGTAGCAATAGCGGAAGCCGAAGAGGCAGCAAGGGAAGCCGAGGCAGCTGAGGCTGATGCAGAAGCAGCCCAATCATTTGCAGAAGCTGCAATGAAGACACTGAAAGGAAGAAATCTCCCGAAGATG ATGATTCGGGTTTGA
- the LOC120091796 gene encoding telomere repeat-binding factor 1 isoform X1, whose amino-acid sequence MGAPKQKWTSEEEAALKAGVVKHGAGKWRTILKDPEFSSVLYLRSNVDLKDKWRNMSVMANGWGSREKARLALKRLHAPKKDENTVAQSVAVQSEDELPEAKSVSLSLDIKQITGPKRSNVRKEEEEEEEEEEKEVERIERDARYDCHRWEKRLDNLIIEAITSLREPGGSNKTKITSYIEDQYWAPPDFKRLLSSKLKFLTASRKLVKVKRKYRLPPAGPSERRSSMLLLDDQQRASTRADKDEMCILSKAQIDLELAKMRTMTSQEAAAAAARAVAEAEVAIAEAEEAAREAEAAEADAEAAQSFAEAAMKTLKGRNLPKMMIRV is encoded by the exons ATGGGTGCTCCGAAGCAGAAATGGACTAGTGAAGAAGAAGCAGCCCTGAAGGCTGGAGTTGTTAAGCATGGAGCAGGAAAGTGGCGAACGATACTTAAGGATCCTGAATTCAGCAGTGTACTGTATCTTCGTTCAAATGTTGATCTCAAG GACAAATGGAGGAATATGAGTGTCATGGCCAATGGCTGGGGATCCCGAGAGAAGGCCAGGTTGGCTCTTAAGAGATTACATGCTCCTAAAAAGGATGAGAACACTGTGGCTCAAAGTGTTGCTGTCCAAAGTGAAGACGAATTGCCAGAAGCTAAGTCTGTTTCTCTTTCCTTGGATATCAAGCAGATAACTGGTCCAAAGCGATCTAATGTAAG AAAGgaagaggaggaggaagaagaagaagaagaaaaagaagtagaAAGAATAGAAAGAGATGCAAGATATGATTGTCATAGGTGGGAAAAAAG gTTAGACAATCTTATAATTGAGGCGATTACTTCCCTCAGGGAGCCTGGTGGTTCTAATAAGACAAAGATTACCTCATATATAGAG GATCAATACTGGGCACCTCCCGACTTCAAGAggttgttatcatcaaaattgaAGTTCTTAACAGCTAGTCGTAAACTGGTCAAG GTTAAACGAAAATATAGGCTTCCTCCAGCGGGGCCTTCAGAGAGGAGGAGCTCTATGTTATTGTTGGACGACCAGCAAAGAGCTTCTACAAGAGCTGACAAGGATGAAATGTGTATTCTTTCGAAAGCTCAGATCGATCTCGAATTAGCCAAGATGAGGACCATGACTTCCCAAGAGGCAGCGGCAGCTGCTGCTCGAGCAGTTGCAGAAGCAGAAGTAGCAATAGCGGAAGCCGAAGAGGCAGCAAGGGAAGCCGAGGCAGCTGAGGCTGATGCAGAAGCAGCCCAATCATTTGCAGAAGCTGCAATGAAGACACTGAAAGGAAGAAATCTCCCGAAGATG ATGATTCGGGTTTGA